CCAGTTTACGATGTGCAATTTTTCCCTGAAGGGGGCAGTCTTGTGGGCGGTTTAAACAGTAAGGTAGCCTTTAAAGTTGCTGCGCCCAATGGCAACGGACTTGCAATATACCGGGGGGCTGTAATTGACCAGCACAGCGATACGGTGGTACGCTTTGAGCCATTAAAGTTTGGTATTGGCAGTTTTACATTTACACCCGCGGCAAACAACAGCTACAAGGCTATTATTAAAACAAGCCAGGGTAATAAGATTATTAAAGAACTACCCGTGGTCAACAACCGGGGCTATGTAATGCAGCTAAAAGATAATGGAGCCAATTTAGATGTTACCGTAAACTGCAATAGCGGCGACAATCAGGTGTTTCTTTTTGCGCATACAAGGCAATTGGTTAAAGCTGCTTTAAGTTCTTCGCTTAATTCGGGTGTGGCTACATTTAGCATCGATAAAAGCAAACTGGGCGAAGGCATATCGCATATAACTATTTTTAATAGCGCCAGGCAGCCGGTGTGTGAGCGTCTTTATTTTAAGCGTCCTAAACAGTTACTGCAAATAGATGCGGCTGCCGACCAGTCTCAATACGCTACGCGAAAAAAAGTAAATATTAATGTGGGCACTAAAAGGGCAAACGGGGCTGCTGTGTTGGCTAATTTATCACTTTCGGTTTACCGGGTCGATTCGTTGCAGCAAATGGATGCTGATGATATATTTAACTATCTGTGGCTAAGATCGGACTTGAGGGGCAATATAGAATCGGCAGGTTATTACATCAAAAACCAAAACGCCGAAGCTGATGCCGCTATGGATAACCTGATGCTGTCGCAAGGCTGGCGCAGGTTCCAATGGAATAATATTCTAAATGGCGGGTCGTCGGCATTTAATTTTTTGCCGGAGTATAATGACCATCTGATAAGCGCGAAAATAACCAACACACTAACGGGCGCTCCGGCAAAGGATATAGTAGCATATTTGAGTGTGCCGGGCAAAAGGGTACAATTATATGCATCCAGGAGTGATTCATTGGGTCGCCTTGTGTTTAATACCAAGCAGTTATTTGGCCCCGGTGAGGTAGTTGCCCAAACCAATCCCGAAAAAGATTCAACCTACCGGATTGATGTTTTGAGCCCCTTTTCGGAGCAATACAGTAAACGTATCACGCCCCAATTAGCCTTGTCTGCCGATTTACAAAAGGCCTTAGAGCAGCACAGCCTGGGCATGCAGGTACAAAATATATATGCCCTTAATAAAATCAAACGGTTTTATGATCCGGGTGTAGATAGTGCCGGTTTTTTTGCGCAGCCTTATAAAACCTACCTGCTGGATAACTACACCCGATTTACCACAATGGAAGAAGTGTTGCGCGAGTATGTGAGAGAAGACAATATAGTGCGCTCCAAGGGTAGGTACCACATTAAAGTATTGAACGAAAAAGGTTTTTTAGACGGCGACCCTATTGTTTTACTGGATGATGTGCCGGTATTTAATATAGATAAGGTAATGGCAATTGACCCCTTGAAGGTAAGAAAGCTTGAAGTAATAAGGGACAGATACTTTTATGGCCCAACCGTTAATGAGGGCGTGTTTAGCTTTACCACGTACAAAGGCGACCTTGGCGGCGTTGAAATAGACCCACACGCAGTAGTTTTGGATTATGAAGGCTTGCAGTTAAAACGAGAGTTTTATTCGCCGGTTTATGATACCCAAAAAGCCGCCGATAGTCGGGTACCTGATTTCAGAAGCTTGTTGTTTTGGTCGCCAGATGTAAACACAAATGCTGCGGGCAAAGGCCTGGTATCGTTTTACACGTCGGATCAGAAGGGAAAATACGTCGTATCGGTGCAGGGAATTAGCGAAGAAGGCAACGCAGGCGCCCAGTATTTTAGTTTTGAAGTTAAATAAAAAAATAAATTTTAAGAAAATTATTAAAGAGATGGCCAACCCTATCGTTCTTTTTTTTCTTTGATATTGAGATAGTTATGACGGGTGCAAAGACCGAGGTTAACATTGAAAAACAGTTGAGGCCGCTAATAAAAGAGATTAAAGCAAGGTTTTTTAAAAAACCACTTGTGTAAACCAAAATGGTGCGTATATTTGCAGACCCAAACGGAGTGGTAGTTCAGCTGGTTAGAATGCCTGCCTGTCACGCAGGAGGTCGCGGGTTCGAGTCCCGTCCATTCCGCAAATTCAGTAATGAAAACAGTAAAAACCCCTCAGATGACATCATCTGAGGGGTTTTTCATTTTCAGGGCATACCAAATTATTCAGCTTTTTCCATTGGATATGTGAGTAATTCGGGAGTCATTTCAAGTCGGCTCAAAGAACTCCCGAATTTTAGCGCAAGCATTTGACATACAGCATGTTCATTCATTGAACATCTTGATTCCAAGTGATTAATTAATCAAATTTGTTTCACTTTTAATTAATCAAAAGTCATGAGAACTACAGTTTCTTTGCTTTTTTCCCTGAGAAAGCCCAAAAATTACAAAGCCGGGGAGATGCCAATCTATTTACGTATTACAGTTGATGGCCAACGAACCGAACTCGCTATTAGCAGAAAATGTGATCCTGCGAGATGGGATACGGCAAGCGGTAGAGCCACAGGATCAAAAGCCGATTCAAGAACATTAAATGCTTATCTCGATGATATTCAATTTAAGATTTTTGAACTTCATCGCAAAATGTCAGAAGCCGATGAGATACTCACAGTGGAAACGCTTAAAAATCGTTTTGTGGGTAAGGATGAAAAAGCGCGTACATTATTGACCGTGTTTACTGATCACAATCAAAAAATGAAAAGCCTCGTGGGACAGGAATTCGAGAAAAGCACGTTGCAACGTTATGAAACATGTTTAATGCACACCAAGAATTTTATGCAGTTGGAATATAATATTTCAGATATCCCGGTAACCAAGATCAATTTTGCTTTTTTAAACGATTTTGAATATTATATGCGAAGCGTACGTAAATGCGGTAACAACTCAGCAATCAAATACATTAAGAACCTTGGCAAGATAGTTCGGATTTGCTTAGGCAACGGTTGGCTGGCAGTAGACCCTTATGTGAACTATAAGCCTAAGCAAAAAGCCGTACACAGAGAAGTGTTGACTAAAGAGGAATTGAATCAATTAAGAAAAAAGAAATTCAGCGTCGAAAGGCTGAATGTAGTTAGAGACATGTTTGTATTCTGTTGCTATACTGGCCTCGCGTATGTTGATGTCCATAAACTAAAACGTTCTGAATTGGTTAATGGTGTCGATGGTAACTTATGGATCTATACCAGCAGACAAAAAACAGATACACTTTCAAGAATACCAGTCTTGCCGGTAGCTTTGTCGATAATTCAAGCATACAAAGATCACCCGCAATGCATTGTCAAAGATGCTTTGCTTCCCATAATGAGTAACCAGAAAATAAATGCTTATCTTAAAGAGATAGCAGATCTATGCAAAATTAAAAAGCCTTTGACCTTTCATATTGCACGACACACCTTTGCTACAACCGTGACGCTAAATAATGGGGTGCCTATTGAAAGCGTTGCAAAGATGATGGGGCATACCAGCATTAAGACTACACAAATCTATGCTAAAGTAATGGATCATAAGATTAGTTCTGATATGCAGCAGTTAAGAAAAAAGTTATCCGTCGGTTAACTCTTGCATCGACTATCGGGTTTTACATCTACTATAGCAAAGGCAAGCACGCTTTTCGGCCGCTTGCCTTTTTATTTTAAAATCAAGCTCAATTTACGGTAAAGTGGTAGGTCCCCGAGTCGGATGTATTGCCTTGACTATCTTTCGTTATAACTTTCCAGTAATAGGTTGTACCTGATTTTACGACAACACCATTTGAAAACTTGTTTGTGATGGAGCTTTTGTATGCTCCCGGATTGCTGGATGTGCCGAAATAAACATCATATGTAGCAATATCGTTGTCTGGGTCGCTTGAAGTCCAGGTCAGATTTATGGTTCCGGTTGTTGCGGATATTGCTTGACCAAAGGAAGGGGAAAGGTTGTCGGCGGGAAAAGGAGGATGGGAAGACGTTCCCGCGCCGGCATTGTAAAATTTCCAGGTGTCACTTTGCGCTGTAGCGGTTGAGTTGGTTGATTTAGATATAACAAACCACGAGTAAGGTGTATTACGAAGTAAGTTTATTGGTAAATGGTTGGCGGTAGTTGTTTGTGTACTGGTAACGCCTGTAATGAGATTTTTAATGTTAAGTTCATAACTATCAGTATTTGCCGAGCTATTCCATGTAAAGGTTATGCTGCTTTGCGTATCTGAAATTTGCGTTCCTGTTGTGCAAGCAGAGTTTTTATCCGGAAAGGTTAGCGTTGCCTTAACTGGATCAGGAACAACTTTGGTGTCTTTTTTTTTACTGCAGGCTGTGATCAGGATTATACCGGCAGTTGATAGGATGGCAATATATTTGTTCATTGTTTTACAACTTTTATCATTTTTTCAGTTTGACCTGTTAATAGTTTGAGCATATATGTTCCCTGTACAAGGTTGCCCGGATTTATAGATATGATACCAGATATATTGGAAAACTGCTGGCTGTAAACTTTGGTTCCCATGATGTTATATAACTGCAATGTTGCCTTAGCTAAATTGTCGGTTCCTACATTGATATTAAGCGTAGTATTAAACGGATTTGGAAAAACCGAAAAATCATCAGCAAAGGTGAATTTTTTTTCAAGCGAGCCCTGGCAAGGCTTATCAGAGGAGATAGCGATATCGTTACTTCCTTTGTTAAGCGCCAGCGTTATAATGTTTTGGGTGGTGGTAACGGTTGTACCGTTAAGTGTGATGTAATACGTGCTTGCTCCATCTAGCGTAAGGGTAATATTACTTGCATTTTTGTTTATCGCGGCATACATGGCGAGGTCCTTAGGTTCGGTTATCACTATATCGAAGCACTGCGAATAGGAACTTTGGCCGGCAACCTTAAAGCATAAATTGTAAGTTCCTGCTGCCAGATTACTAATGGTTGCAACATCGGTGAATGAATAGGCTTTGTTCATGTTGCCCCCGGTGAGCGTAACGGTGTAATTTAATTGTTGTGCGGCAGCTATTGTTATTGATCCGTTTGCCGAACCTCGGCAACTGGCGCTGTTGGCGGTGATGGTAAAATTATTTGCAGGCAACGTAAACACCCAGTTAAAGCCTGCAAGGGTAGCTGTGCCTCCCGTTGTTGTCACTGCCACTTTGCCCGAAGTTCCCTCGCCAACTATTGCCGTGATCATGGTTGGTGATACAACGTTGAACGAGGTTGCCGGCGTGCCGCCGAAACTTACATCGGTTACCGTTATAAAGTTTGTGCCTGTTATAGTTATTTCGGTGCCTGTTATTGTACTTGGTGGTGTAAAAGAAGTAATTGTTGGTGGTGATGGTATCGTAGTGAAACTAAGTATATCGCCAGATAAAGTCGTGCTTCCGCTTATACATTTTATTCTGAAATAATACGTTGTTCCTTGTATAAGGTTTGTTAAGTTACTTGTGAAACTCACGTTGCCGGTTGCAGGTAAAATAGGGCTTACCCCGGTTGTTAACGTCGCTGTTTTTGCCCCTGCCAGGGTTGGAGAAGTGCCATATTCAATGGTGACCGTAGTCCTTTGTCCCCCATCATTAACAACTCCGTTTAATGTTGCGGTGGTACCTCCAACAGCAGTGGCCGCTCGTGTTGTAGCAGATGCCGGGGTAGCGGCAACAAATACCCACAAGGCACCCTGAAAGTCTGTATTCATTACGGCTGTTTTGCCATCAGGTGTTATCGCCGTGAAAAAATTGTTGTCCGTGTTGTCGTTAGGGTTTACAAAGTCGTTGCCACCAAGGGTGGTTGCTGATTTCCATGTATTGCCGGTGCGTGTAAATACCCATAGCAGACTTTGGTTTGCATCAACCGTATATCCGGATGTTAATCCGGCCATAGTGGCTGTATTGCCATCTGCACTTAGAGCTACTGAACGCCCTTGATACACAATGCTGTAAAATCCTGTCCCTATTAATTCGGCCCCTTGCAGGTTCCATGTAGTACCCGTCCTCACAAAAATGTTTGCCCCGCCGGTTTCACCAACAATAGCTGTATTGCCGTCGGCGCTTAAGGCAACGCTTGAACCCTGACCGGTGCCAGCTTTTATAAGCTTAGTCCCTTGTTGCACCCAGTTATCTGCGGTTTTCGTAAATATCCATGCCGCACCTGTTGTGTTATTGTCATAAGTACCACCAACTATGGCAGTATTACCATCGGCGCTTATATTTACGGCATATCCCTGTTGGGATGCCCCCACACTACCGGTACCAACTAATTTGGTGCCTTGTTGTGTCCAAATACCATTGGTACGGGAAAATATCCAGGCAGCCCCCAAGTCATTGTCATCATTTGGGGCACCTTCAATAATAGTATT
The genomic region above belongs to Mucilaginibacter sp. KACC 22773 and contains:
- a CDS encoding site-specific integrase, with protein sequence MRTTVSLLFSLRKPKNYKAGEMPIYLRITVDGQRTELAISRKCDPARWDTASGRATGSKADSRTLNAYLDDIQFKIFELHRKMSEADEILTVETLKNRFVGKDEKARTLLTVFTDHNQKMKSLVGQEFEKSTLQRYETCLMHTKNFMQLEYNISDIPVTKINFAFLNDFEYYMRSVRKCGNNSAIKYIKNLGKIVRICLGNGWLAVDPYVNYKPKQKAVHREVLTKEELNQLRKKKFSVERLNVVRDMFVFCCYTGLAYVDVHKLKRSELVNGVDGNLWIYTSRQKTDTLSRIPVLPVALSIIQAYKDHPQCIVKDALLPIMSNQKINAYLKEIADLCKIKKPLTFHIARHTFATTVTLNNGVPIESVAKMMGHTSIKTTQIYAKVMDHKISSDMQQLRKKLSVG